One region of Gimesia sp. genomic DNA includes:
- a CDS encoding DUF2190 family protein → MGSYSTEGRYVKYTPSEATPAGTEVLVGKRFGFVPSDLAANQRGSIDTEGVWKVTKVAGAATVDGELAYRLNDGSGWQMSAAGATPYGKFVGDQESADTTCKVELIPSLTSGGTKTITEDTTLTAADSGKTISSVGAAGAVVATLPAAVPGLEFDFYVGAAQMLRPKAAGTDVIGLPSTGVAGSAGEYIEANAVGETVRLKCMVAGVWSPLGYSGTWAHQT, encoded by the coding sequence ATGGGAAGTTACTCAACAGAGGGGCGCTATGTTAAATACACGCCCTCTGAAGCAACTCCTGCCGGCACCGAGGTGCTCGTGGGAAAGCGGTTCGGGTTTGTCCCCTCCGATCTGGCAGCAAACCAGAGAGGATCGATCGACACGGAAGGCGTCTGGAAGGTCACCAAGGTGGCTGGCGCTGCGACTGTTGATGGCGAACTCGCTTACCGCCTGAATGATGGGTCCGGATGGCAGATGTCAGCCGCTGGAGCGACACCATACGGTAAGTTTGTGGGAGATCAGGAATCAGCAGATACGACTTGCAAAGTGGAACTGATTCCCTCTCTCACAAGTGGTGGCACCAAAACCATTACCGAAGACACAACGCTGACGGCCGCCGATTCCGGTAAGACGATTTCGTCAGTCGGTGCTGCCGGTGCTGTTGTCGCTACCTTGCCGGCTGCCGTGCCTGGTCTGGAGTTTGACTTCTATGTCGGAGCTGCCCAGATGCTGCGACCGAAGGCTGCCGGTACTGATGTGATCGGTCTCCCCTCTACCGGGGTTGCTGGTTCTGCGGGAGAGTACATCGAAGCGAATGCGGTCGGCGAGACCGTCCGGCTGAAATGTATGGTGGCGGGAGTCTGGTCTCCCCTGGGTTACTCAGGC